tgcctttttgcggatgacacgaaggtagccagtagagtggataccctgaagggagtaaaaaccatgagaagagatctccaaaattagaagaatagtcaaaggtctggcagttaaaatgtaattcaAAACATCCAATTTGGGTAACACCAATGATAAAAGCAACTCCAAATTTGATAACTACTGAATCTACATTTAAATAATcatataaaatattatatagtGCTCAGAGTTAGTCAAGTGCCAAACATCAGATGAAATGGATGTAGGCAATATAAACCATCTTTACACCGGACGCCCTCTCCTCCTGCTCTTAGGCAAGATAAATGATTATTTATAAAAGTTATTTGGACATTTGATGCTAGAGAGACATAGATCTTGCAGTTTTTTTTAGCTGGAACATTTGGACGGATCTAAGATCTCAGAAACTATTTTGATTATTTGTCATGCTTCAAAAACTTGTATCTTGCCGAAGGACAGGAGGAGAGGTTTATATTGCCTATGCCGGAATCCTTATCATCTGGTGTTTGGCACTTGATTCACTCTGAGCattatataatattttatatgATTATTTAAAAATAGATTCATTAGGACTGGTGTAAAATTTGGAGTttaaatgtaatgccaagaagtgcagagtgatgcacttggggtgcagaaatccaaaggagatgtaccagataggaggggagagattggtaagctcggctcaggagagagaccttggggtgatggtgtctgaggatctcaaggtggtgaagcaatgcaacaaggcagtggccacagccagaaggatgctgggttCCATAGAGAGgtcctcaaagcccacctcttcaatgttgctttcggcacctaacctttatacctttcaggaaatctagactgcccctatttgactgactgtacatttgtcctttagattgtaagctcctttgagcagggactgtccttctatgttaaattgtacagcgctgcgtaaccctagtagcgctttagaaatgtcaagtagtagtagtagtataaccagcagaagaaaggaggtgttgatgaccctgtacaagtcattggtgaggctccacttggagtattgtgttcagttttggaggctgtatcttgctaaggacataaaaagacttgaaacagttcagagaaagtgatgaaaatgttatggggtttgcatcacaagccgtatgaggagagacttgaggacctgaacgtgtatagcctggaggaaaggagagacaggggtggtattaatccacaaacaaaccttttccagagacaggaaggtgctaaaactagaggacatgaggttGCAGGGGATctgactcaggaataacgtcaagaagtactttttcacagacaggatagtagatacctggaatgtcctcccacgggaggtggtggagatgaaaatgttaaggtaattcaaaaatgcatgggataaacataaaggaatcctgtatagaaagtATGGAAGCAAACAAGCTTAGTGATTAgaaggcaacaccagtaattgggaagcaaagccagtgctgggcagacttctatggtctgggccttgatcatggctggacagataggctgcatacgtctagtggcactatagaaatgctaagtagtagtagtagataggtcagtgccaggcaaacatctacggtctgtgccatgaaaatggcaaggacaaatcaaggtcaagaaTAGATATGTAGtaccacatcataccttatgctgtgAGTTTACCTTGTAGGTctgactggatggacagtacaggtctttatctgctgtcatctactatgtttctatcaGTACATTATAGAAAGGTTATAGAAAATTCTGTTTGTtatcacccaacacataattaaactgtggaattcattgccggagaacgtggtgaaggcggttagcttagcagagtttaaaaaggggttagacggtttcctaaaggacaagtccataaaccactactaaatggatttgggaaaaatccacaattccaggaataacatgtatagaatgtttgtacgtttgggaagcttgccaggtgcccttggcctggattggccgctgtcgtggacaggatgctgggctcataagtacataagtaatgccacactgggaaaagaccaagggtccatcaagcccagcatcctgtccacgacagcagccaatccaggccaagggcacctggtgagcttcccaaacccttggtcttttcccagtgtggtattacttatgtacttatatgtaagcTGTACAAGTTTGATGCTTCTTTACtaaaagaactactactactactacttagcatttctatagcgctgctagggttacgcagcgctatacaagtttaaacatggggaaggacagtccctgctcgagagagcttacaatctaaaggtaataactatgtagtcagtgtaggtatcatgaatggggaaggtgggtaggcgccaaaagcaagggaaaagagatgggctttgagtaaggacttgaaaatgggcagggagggcgcatggcgtatgggctcgggaagtctgttccaggcataaggtgatgcgaggcagaaggggcagagtctggagttagcggtggtggaaaagggtacagataggagtgatttgtcctgagagcggaggttacgggtgggaacatagggggagaggagggtagagaggtaatggggggctgcggattgagtgcacttgaaggtcaataggagaagcttgaactgtatacggtagcggatcgggagccagtgaagcgacttgaggagaggggtgatatgagagtatcggttcacgcggtagataagacgtgcggcggaattttggacagattgaaggggggataggtggctaagcgggagaccagcgaggagaaggttgcaatagtcaagacgagaggtaacgagtgagtggacgagggtttgggtggtctgtacagagaggaatgggcggattttgctaatattatagaggaagaagcgacaggtcttagctgtttgctggatatgggcagagaaggagagggaggagtcgaaaatgactccgagattgcgggctgaagagacggggaggatgagggcgttttCTGAACTGAAAACTTTGCACTCTTAAGGTCTAAAGACTCATTTGTTTAAGAAGTGTTTGTTATCATTTGTCTTCTGCCTCATGTTTGCTGAAATTATCGTGTTTTAATCTGCTTTGAACCTTATGGGGAGTTGGAGAAATATAAAcgatatattacattacattttatgTGCTAAACCGAGAAAAATTTGTAGCAGAAATAATTTCTCAGTGTCTGGGTTGAAAGCTGCTATTATACTGTTGATATATAATTTTGCACACTCTCTACATATGTTATCTCTTACTTTCTGGGGCTGTAGCAAAGAGGATGATTTCATCTCCTGAAACAGAGGAATCCAGAgttgaaagagaaagagaagtttATTAGGATACTTACTGTTAGTTGTGTGTGGACCAGGCGGGGTTGCTGGATGTGGACCAGGCGGGGTTGCTGGGTGCAGACCAGGCGGAGCTTCTAAGTGTGAATCAGATGGAGCTCTTGAGTGTGCATGAGGCTGGGTTGCTGACTGTGAATCAGGCTTCTTTGCTGGGTGTGAACCAGGCTGGATTGTTGAGTGTGAATCATCAGGCTTCTTTGCTAGGTGTGAACCAGGCTGGATTGTTGAGTGTGAATCAGGCTGCTTTGCTGAGTGTGAACCAGGCGTTGAGTGTGAATCAGGCTGCTTTTCTGGGTGTGAACCAGGCGTTGAGTGTGAATCAGTCTTCTTTGCTGGGTGTGAACCAGGCTGGATTGTTGAGTGTGAATCATCAGGCTTCTTTGCTAGGTGTGAACCAGGCTGGATTGTTGAGTGTGAATCAGGCTGCTTTGCTGAGTGTGAACCAGGCGTTGAGTGTGAATCAGGCTGCTTTTCTGGGTGTGAACCAGGCGTTGAGTGTGAATCAGGCTTCTTTGCTGGGATTGTTGAGTGTGAATCAGGCTGGGTTGTTGGATGTGAATCAGACGGATCTGTTGGGTGTGAATCAGGCTGGATTGTTGTAGTTTGATGGTCTCCTGGCCATGGAAGAGAAAAGTCATATGTAAATCCACAAATATTCGAGCTTCTTTGAAGTGGAATTGACTGCACTAAGAATAATGCTAGTTAAGAACGTAAATTCTAAAAAGGGCCTAAGCTagtcacacaaagaaaaaaagcaacactgggccttcaagggtgggacaacaggagtattttattagccaaagacccgacacgggccgtgtttcggcgccaaaaaggcgcctgcctcaggggtcaaattgtaGATATGGTAGTAATACAGATTTCAAGTTATAAGTGCCTTTGAGGACAGCTTCGATAACTTGTATAGATTTCACTATAGTGCGGATAAAAAGGGGTCCGACAAAGGGGCCCTCTCCTGTTTGGTCCGAAAAGATAAATGGTGATCTGATGTCTAATCCCTTCTATATAAAGTGGTAAAAAAGGCGGCTAGTCACGCAATGATCCTTTGAGGCCAGCAGTCTATTCCCCACATTGTCTAGACCCAGTAGATTCCTAATATGAGATGTCCATTTTCTGTTACTCACTTCTAGAAGTAGGAGATGGAAAGTTTGAGGCTATCCAGTGAAATCATGGCTACTGGACCTGCCCACTAGAAGCTTaaccaaacctcttttaaactcagTTAAATTACTGGCCCTAAACACATTCTGTAGTAGCAAATTCTATAATTTAATTTTGCATtgatgtgagggagtctataggatacTGTCTGTAGGATGTTCTCTCACAGTCCCACCCAGGGAGAAGTgacacagaagggggggggggtatggtttacagtttatggtttattcaaCTTGCTATCCCGCTTGGCTCAGTCAAACATCACAGtgacatacaaaataaaatctaaAATATAGAAaggaactaaaataaaaataggaaaagcACATTCATACCTTTCGCACAAAAGTCACTCACTAAAATAagataaacaaacatagaaaaatgtaggcaaattTTATTGACTAGTcttcatacccttttccccatagttttaaataaattacatattataccatataatcttaaggctctttatatacATCTGACATCCCtggtaccttaagaagttttaattaaacaactctataatactaagacacagacagcagtccagcagcaagaggggtgctatccagacttttgcattgagtgtcaaatgtatgattatctcccagttggtggcaggttatatgtgtgtgctcgatgcaaagagctcctagctctcagagaacaagttcgttctcttgaggctagagtatcagacttggaggagctgagggagatgtACATAGagaaggcctacagggatgttgtagagaagtcccacctctagtctggcagcccctgtggaggagggaggtcttctaaaaggagagcatcatcctggtgaagctggaagtaatcctgtagccaggaccagcccacaaggggatgcaatatcctctcacaccaaggatgtctccaggagcttctgcccaggagggaagggttaggatggctgttgtagttggtaattcgattattaggcatgtagatagctgagtggctggtggatatgaggatcgcctggtcacttgcctgcccgttgcaaaggtggtggacctcacacatcacctagataggattttagatagtggtagggaggagcctgctgtcttggtacatgtgggtaccaatgacataggaaaatgtgggaggggggttctggaagccaaatttaggctcttaggtagaaatctCAAATCCAGAacatctagggtagcattttcagaagttctatccattccacgcgcagggcacaagagacaggcagagctccggagtttcaatgcgtggatgagacgatggtgcagggaggagggttttagatttgttaggaactgggcaacattctggggaagggggagcctattccgaaaggatgggctccaccttaaccagggtgggaccaggtttatggtatcagcatttaaaaaggagatagagcaacttttaaactataAACTGGAGGCAAGCCAACAGtcgttcaaaagcgcatggttcggaacaaggtatctttcaaagatatcaccagaacagggaagatagggtatcctgcaATAAAGActatagtagaccaggtgtctttaaataaaaatcagacataagtacataagtacataagtagtgccatactgggaaagaccaaaggtccatctagcccagcatcctgtcactgacagtggccaatccaggtcaagggcacctggcacgctccccaaacgtaaaaacattccagacaagttatacctaaaaatgcggaatttttccaagtccatttaatagcggtctacggacttgtcctttaggaatctatctaacccctttttaaactccgtcaagctaaccgcccgtaccacgttctccggcaacgaattccagagtctaattacacgttgggtgaagaaaaattttctccgattcgttttaaatttaccacactgtagcttcaactcatgccctctagtcctagtatttttggatagcgtgaacagtcgcttcacatccacccgatccattccactcattattttatacacttctatcatatctcccctcagccgtctcttctccaagctgaaaagccctagccttctcagcctctcttcataggaaagtcgtcccatccccactatcattttcgtcgcccttcgctgtaccttttccaattctactatatcttttttgagatacggagaccagtacttaacacaatactccaggtgcggtcgcaccatggagcgatacaacggcattataacatccgcacacctggactccatacccttcctaataacacccaacattctattcgctttcctagccgcagcagcacactgagcagaaggtttcagcgtatcatcgacgacgacacccagatccctttcttgatccgtaactcctaacgcggaaccttgcaagacgtagctataattcgggttcctcttacccacatgcatcactttgcacttgtcaacattgaacttcatctgccacttgcacgcccaatctcccagtctcgcaaggtcctcctgtaatcgttcacatttctcctgcgacttgacgaccctgaataattttgtgtcatcggcgaatttaattacctcactagttattcccatctctaggtcatttataatacattaaaaagcaacggacccagcacagacccctgcgggaccccactaactaccctcctccactgagaatactggccacgcaatcctactctctgcttcctatctttcaaccagttcttaatccataataataccctacctccgattccatgactctgcaatttcttcaggagtctttcgtgcggcactttgtcaaacgccttctgaaaatccagatatacaatatcaaccggctccccattgtccacatgtttgcttaccccctcaaaaaatgcattagattggtgaggcaagacttcccttcactaaatccgtgctgactttgtctcatcagtccatgtttttgtatatgctctgcaattttattcttaataatagcctccaccatcttgcccggcaccgacgttagactcaccggtctacaatttcccggctctcctctggaacccttcttaaaaatcggagtaacattggctaccctccagtcttccggtactacactcgattttagggacagattgcatatttctaacagtagctccgcaagttcattttttagttctattaatactctgggatgaataccatcaggtcccggtgatttactactcttcagcttgctgaactgacccattacatcctccaaggttacagagaattcgtttagtttctccgactcccccgcttcaaatattctttccggcaccggtgtcccccccaaatcctcctcggtgaagaccgaagcaaagaattcatttaatttctccgctacggctttgtcctccctgatcgcccctttaacaccattttcgtccagcggcccaaccgactctttggccggtttcctgcttttaatgtatctaaaaaaatttttactatgtatttttgcttccaacgctaatttcttctcaaagtccttttttgccctccttatctccgctttgcatttggcttggcattccttatgatctatcctgttactttcagttggttctcttctccactttctgaaggattgttttttggctctaatgatttcctttatcttactgtttagccacgccggctgacgtttagtcttttttctaatacgtggaatatatttgtcctgaacctccaggatggtgtttttaaacagcatccacgcctgacgcaagttttttactctgcgagctgctcctttcagtctttttttcaccatttttctcattttgtcgtaatcaccttttctatagttaaacgctagcgtacttgatttcctagtttcacttccttcaatgccaatatcaaaaccgatcatattatgatcactgttatcaagcggccctcgtaccgttaccccctgcactagatcatgagcaccactaaggactaagtctagtatttttccttcttttgtcggctcctgaactagctgttccatgaagctgtccttgatttcatcaagaaatcttatgtcccttgcgtgtacagatgttacattaacccagtctatatgcgggtaattgaaatcccccattattattgtgttgcccagtttgtttgcgtccctgatttcctttaacatttccgcattcgtctgttcgtcctggccaggcggacggtagtacactcctatcactatccttttcccctttgcacatggaatttcaatccacagtgattccaaggagtgttttgtttcctgcagaattttcaatctatttgattcaaggctctcgttaatatacaatgctacccctccaccaatccgattcaccctatcactacgatataatttgtaccccggtatgacagtgtcccactggttatcctccttccaccaggtctcagagatgcctattatatctaatttttcatttagtgcaatatattctaactcccccatcttatttcttaggctcctggcattcgcatatagacatttcaaactatgtttgttgttcctaagtacatcatgcttagtacttgacagtattaattggcaatcttttgtctgatttttatcagataccttatcccgaaccatgctcttttgagcgactgtcggccttccccccatttctagtttaaaagctgctctatctccttcaaaagattgcaaattatcactgtcaactgctgagtaagttgtaaataggaacaacaaacatagtttgaaatgtctatgtgcgaatgccagaagcgtaagaaataagatgggaaagttggaatatattgcactaaatgaaaaaatagatataataggcatctctgagacctggtggaaggagaataaccagtaggacactgtcaaaccagggtacaaattgtatcgtactgatagggtgaatcgaattggtggaagggtagcactgtatgttaaggagggccttgaatcaaatatattgaaaattctgcaggactcaaaacacatcttggaatccctatggattgaaattccatgtgtaaaggggaaaaggatcagggccggtcaaacccagtaagcggggtaagcactgcaggggagTGCCTGCCTTCAAGAGCGCCACTGCAGCGCTGTGCTGCCATACTgcgccgcccttgggggtttaaatcttttatttacctccgtcccagcggccgcgtcatttcaaagctctgcccatctctagccttccctccctttgtgagtttgtTCCCACAGAGTCCactcccgccttctgacgtcacttcctcgagGAAATTATGCAGCcgctgggatggaggtaaattacAAAAAGACAAACCACGCAGggaggcaagaagaaaaagggggatgttgggtggagaagagggcaggcgggtggccataaatgggagggggatggggcaaaggagaatcgctgaacaggggcagggtgggagaggagagaaaggagaagctggggggtgccaactgatagtctgcaggggggcaccagagaccctaggaccggccctgaaaaggataatgataggagtggactaccgtccacctggccaggatgaacagacacgtagaaattttatcagaaattagggaggctaacaaactggggaacacaataataatgggtgatttcaattaccccgatattggctgggtaaatgtaacatcagggcatgttagggaggtaaaattccttgacaaaatcaaggactgctttatggagcagctggtgcaggagccaagaagaggaggaaaaattctagacctagtccttagtagagcgcatgatctgaggcaggaggtaatggttctggggccacttgataacagtgatcataatatgatcagatttgatatcagctttggagtaagtacacacaggaaatccaatacgttagcatttaactttcaagaaggacaatataataaaatgagaagaacggtgaaaaaaaaaaccttagaggagcagctgcaaaaatttacatcaggcatggatgcttttcaaaaataccatcctggaagcccaggccaaatatattccgtgtattaaaaaaggaggaaggaagaccaaacgacaatcagcatggttaaaaagtgaggggaaggaagctgttagagctaaaagaatatccttcagaaaatgaaagaaggatccgactgaaaataataagaaacaatataaggaatggcaagtgaaatgcaaagcgctgataaggaaggcaaagaggaactttgaaaacAAGGTTGCGTTGGAGGAAAAAACACACCattaaaacttttttaggtatattaaaatcaagaagccggcaaaggaatcagttggaccgttagatgaccgaggcgaaaaggggcactcagggaaaacaaagccatagttgggaaattaaatgaattctttgctttgatcttcaccgaggaggatttggagggataccagtgccataaatggtatttaaagcagacgagtcagagaaagtgaatgaaatttctataaacctggaagatgtaattgcgcaatttgacaaattgaagagtaacaaatcgcCTGTACTGGATGACTCACCAGAGATATTGTTTTGATCTCTGTTCAGTAACAATTACTGACCACCCTTGGGCCAGTAAGTTCACAGTTCTACAAGGTCTCAAGTCAGACTTGGTCTACCTGACTGTAGCTGCTGCGGTTCACACATACACGGTGGAGGTGTAGTCAGGCATCGCTGTTTCCCTCTGGGCCTGCCTAACCTAGCTGTGCTCTGGTTTTTTATACTTCCTGGCCATGTCCTCCTGGTTCCACCCCTCCCGTGTCACTTCCCTCCTGGGTGGGATTGTGacttttaaggtggctctgacacgGTGAGGGAGGGTCGTTAAGGAAaagtggcagcatcctatagagttcctcacataccctccccctcagctcaatCATACCCAGTTGAGCACCTGCCACCTCAACTATGGACAAAAGCTTCCATACGCTATGGCCCCCAGGGCTCCCACTGACCCATAGGTTCCCCAAACGGTCCCCAGCCAACCAGAAGCTATCCTCAAACAAGGAATGCTCCTAAGCTCTACAACATAGATAGGGCAAATAACTCATAGTAGCCATTGGGCCCTATCACACTAATGGCCTCAAATCTCCCAGATCCTGGGCACCTTATCAGTCACAGCAATAGGCAGCTAAGTTCGCACTTCTCATTCACCAGGTGGCATAAGTCCTCATTGTCCTCTTCAACCATGATCAGGCTATCATAATAGACTTCCCGTATATCCTCAGTGGGGTTAATACGATAATCCCGCACCGATGTCTTGTTGTCAGCCACTTCTCTAAATTCTCTGTAACTCCTCTTGGCTGTTCTACCTTCAGAATCTCCTATACCAAAGTCAGTAGGACTAGTCAAGCCATGGGCAGCATTCTGCACAAATGTTTCCTCTGGCTTTTCATCTTCTCCGTTGGTTGCTTGTTCTAGGAGCAAGTGCTTGAATCCACAAAAGTCTACCGATAGTGAGAGCCCAGCTTCCAAGACTTGCAGCCTCCTGTGCATGCCAGGGTGGACCATTGCTGGCTCATCCATTTCTAAATGTAAATAAATTTCCCAAAAGTGAACTTGATAGGGATAGGTTCTGGCTGCCCTCTTGGGATAGTGGTAGTATTCCCATCCTGGTACTTGTGAGCTTGGTCCATCCTGATGGTCAGTGAGGTGGTTAACCTGGGAGAATCTGGCTCAATAGGAGCTACTGACATTATTGATATGGTGACCTTCTCTACAGAGAAACTGGGTGGTCCTACCCAGCCCCCAGGCTGCTGAGTAATCCCTCGTTCTTGGCTCTTAGGGAATATTGGCTCATCACACTTGTGAGGGTCTCTCTTAGTCGTTTTCAGGTCTATGTTAGACACCAACAGGTTGGTTAAACCTTCTGGTAGGTCTGGTGTATTTACTTCTGGGCATGCTTTCACATATGGAAGGGGGTCAGAAGATCTCTTTGGACCACTGGAGTCGGATGAAGTTTTAGCTACAGACAAAGTCTCcacataatgggaataggcttgtGGAAATGGTGGAACATGGACATGACAGTCACCCCATAACCAAGTCCTTTTTAAGGGTGAGTACTGTTTCTGCTCCTAAACAGTGGGCGTCAAGCTCCTTCACTTCACTCTTTAGAGTTTGCGTTTCCATGCTGCGGCTCTGTTTATCCAATATATCTCTCCTCTGGGAAGTCTTCTTGAGCCGGGAAGCTAAACCCTTCAGCTCTTTGTACTTCTGGTTGGACACTTCTGCCTGAGTCAACTGGGCCTGGACCTGCGTGGTACTGCCCAGTGCTTCTTCTTTCCTCTGGACTTCCTGCACTTGAAGTTGTAGCGTGGTATTCATGCCAGCTAGCATTTGCATTTGTGCTAGTGCTGTATCACAGCTCCACCAGGTTCCCATCGGTTGCCCCTGCAGTTCAGTGTAACTGCCACAAAGATACTGCAAATACCAGCTCCTGTTGCAGGCCAcctaaattgcacacagtattcgaggtgcagtcacaccatggagtgatacaaagacattataacgtcctcattttttttatgccattccattcctaataatatctaacattctatttgctttcttagccgccgccacacactgagcagaaggtttcagcatatcatcaacgatgatgcctagatccctttcctggtcggtgactcctaatgtggaaccttgcattacgtagctatagtttgggttcctctttcccacatgcatcactttgcacttgctcacattaaacgtcatctgccatttagacgcccagtctcccagtctcgtaaggtcctcttgtcatttttcacaatcctcccgcgatttaacgactttgaataactttgtggcatcagcaaatttaattacctcactagttactcccatctct
This is a stretch of genomic DNA from Microcaecilia unicolor chromosome 6, aMicUni1.1, whole genome shotgun sequence. It encodes these proteins:
- the LOC115473580 gene encoding vegetative cell wall protein gp1-like isoform X1, whose protein sequence is MKGIQGPIDQPHGLRKELCALPCRMKLHVIALLILAACSAHIVDSNGDHQTTTIQPDSHPTDPSDSHPTTQPDSHSTIPAKKPDSHSTPGSHPEKQPDSHSTPGSHSAKQPDSHSTIQPGSHLAKKPDDSHSTIQPGSHPAKKPDSQSATQPHAHSRAPSDSHLEAPPGLHPATPPGPHPATPPGPHTTNNLTHALSHQESHIRTILLSVFIPAAVLILLIIIVTQRSECGNIWELGEEDQE
- the LOC115473580 gene encoding arginine-glutamic acid dipeptide repeats protein-like isoform X3, encoding MKGIQGPIDQPHGLRKELCALPCRMKLHVIALLILGDHQTTTIQPDSHPTDPSDSHPTTQPDSHSTIPAKKPDSHSTPGSHPEKQPDSHSTPGSHSAKQPDSHSTIQPGSHLAKKPDDSHSTIQPGSHPAKKPDSQSATQPHAHSRAPSDSHLEAPPGLHPATPPGPHPATPPGPHTTNNLTHALSHQESHIRTILLSVFIPAAVLILLIIIVTQRSECGNIWELGEEDQE
- the LOC115473580 gene encoding vegetative cell wall protein gp1-like isoform X2; the protein is MKGIQGPIDQPHGLRKELCALPCRMKLHVIALLILAACSAHIVDSNGDHQTTTIQPDSHPTDPSDSHPTTQPDSHSTIPAKKPDSHSTPGSHPEKQPDSHSTPGSHSAKQPDSHSTIQPGSHLAKKPDDSHSTIQPGSHPAKKPDSQSATQPHAHSRAPSDSHLEAPPGLHPATPPGPHPATPPGPHTTNNLTHALSHQESHIRTILLSVFIPAAVLILLIIIVTQRRKRTRNEKMV